CCCTCGGGCGCGGTGCGCATGACGACCTTACCGGCGCCATGGCGGCCTTCCATGTCGTGGTGCAGCGTGCGGCCTTCGCGCAGTTGCACGCGGATCATCTGGCGCTTGGCTTGTTCGGTGGCCTTGCGAATGGCCTCGGGGACCTCTTTCGCCTTGCCCTTGCCGAAACCAACGCGGCCCTTCTGGTCGCCCACGACGACGAGTGCGGCAAACCCAAAGCGCTTACCACCCTTGACGGTCTTGGACACACGGTTGATCGCGACCAGGCGATCTGCAAATTCCGGCGCTTCGTCGCGGTCGCGACGGTTGCCCCGGCGGTTATTGTCACGTTCTGCCATTGAGGCATCCTTTGAATTGGTGGCTTGCGCCAGTTTTACTCAATCCAGGTGGGCCAAGGCCCCCGGATCATCGGAGGGGCGTGCATCGCCCCCCTCAAGTGTCACGCACGGTGCGCGCGCAGCGCACACCCTACGGTGTCGGCGTAGGGTGCGCATTCACTGCGCACCGCACACCTTAGATCTTCAACCCACCTTCACGCGCGGCGTCGGCAACTGCCTTGACCTTGCCATGAAAGAGGAAACCACCGCGGTCGAAATAGGCCTCGCTCACGCCGGCCTTTTTCGCGCGCTCGGCAATCGCGGCGCCCACTTTGGCAGCGGCCTCCACGTTGTTCTTGCCAACCATCCCGAGGTCTTTTTCGAGGGTCGAGGCCGCGGCCAGGGTCACGCCGTTCACATCGTCGATCAGCTGGACGCTGATGTTCTTGTTCGAACGGTGCACGCTCAGGCGGGGACGCCCGGCGTTGACCTTGCGCAGTTTGTTCCGGACGCGCAGGCGGCGCTTGAGGAACAGGGTCCGTTTGCTGTTTGCCATCTGTCTGGTCCTTACTTCTTCTTACCTTCCTTGCGGAAGATAAATTCACCTTTGTAGCGGATGCCCTTGCCCTTGTAGGGCTCGGGCTTGCGCCACTCGCGGATTTTTGCGGCCACTTCGCCGACCTGTTGCTGGTCGATACCCTCGACCACAATCTCGGTCTGCTTCGGCGCCGTCACGGTCACGCCCTCGGGCGCGGTGAAGTCCACATCGTGGGACAGGCCCAGGTTCAGCTTCAGGGTGTTGCCCTGCATCTGCGCCCGGTAGCCCACGCCCTGGATTTCCAGCTCTTTCTTGAAGCCTTCGGTCACGCCGGTCACGCAGTTCTGCACCTGCGTGCGGGACATGCCCCACTGCTGGCGCGCGCGCTTGGACTTGCCGCGGGGTTCGATTGTCACGACGTTGTCCTCGACC
This DNA window, taken from uncultured Tateyamaria sp., encodes the following:
- the rplR gene encoding 50S ribosomal protein L18, with amino-acid sequence MANSKRTLFLKRRLRVRNKLRKVNAGRPRLSVHRSNKNISVQLIDDVNGVTLAAASTLEKDLGMVGKNNVEAAAKVGAAIAERAKKAGVSEAYFDRGGFLFHGKVKAVADAAREGGLKI
- the rplF gene encoding 50S ribosomal protein L6; its protein translation is MSRIGKKPVDLPSGVSAAVSGQTIEVKGPKGTRSFTATDDVTLKVEDNVVTIEPRGKSKRARQQWGMSRTQVQNCVTGVTEGFKKELEIQGVGYRAQMQGNTLKLNLGLSHDVDFTAPEGVTVTAPKQTEIVVEGIDQQQVGEVAAKIREWRKPEPYKGKGIRYKGEFIFRKEGKKK
- the rpsE gene encoding 30S ribosomal protein S5; this encodes MAERDNNRRGNRRDRDEAPEFADRLVAINRVSKTVKGGKRFGFAALVVVGDQKGRVGFGKGKAKEVPEAIRKATEQAKRQMIRVQLREGRTLHHDMEGRHGAGKVVMRTAPEGTGIIAGGPMRAVFEMLGVKDVVSKSIGSQNPYNMIRATMDGLRKEQSPRSVAQRRGKKVADILPKRDDAPNESAQVAEEA